From the genome of Candidatus Omnitrophota bacterium, one region includes:
- a CDS encoding O-antigen ligase family protein has translation MFLIILILIFIRPFISSSAFVYLNFVYSALLLLFLIMYIYSKKIAFFPEKNFNHPVTFFIAALIISLVYSLDQIYSLLEIYKYIGGLLLFLVVYSFPEEKQRLLLRAIAVCGLLISFLALYQYFFGFKHLRDYFSTNKIQSSFISDYIRNKRVFAPFITPGILGGYLAMILPLCLINKKRFWFIFPISLALFFTKSLSAMLSLFFGLAIYFYLRGRSKKKAVFYLILTFLFTIVVFVLRNDSIREHTLPLFSVVMRLNYWKDAFGIIAVHPIVGIGPGNFSLNMSRFAHNSYIQIWAELGIFGLFSYIWLVFEVLKAGFKSLKGSEDKNKSSCLLAAAAVFLIHNFLDFTFFLPETVFIWWVILGLIASLPKKEQIA, from the coding sequence TACTGATACTTATATTTATCCGACCCTTCATTTCTTCGTCGGCATTTGTTTATTTAAACTTTGTTTATTCCGCTTTGCTTTTGTTATTCTTGATTATGTATATCTATTCCAAAAAAATAGCTTTTTTCCCGGAGAAGAACTTCAACCATCCAGTTACCTTTTTTATAGCGGCTTTAATCATTTCCCTGGTTTATTCTTTAGACCAAATATATAGTTTATTGGAAATTTATAAATATATCGGCGGTTTACTTTTATTCCTGGTGGTTTATTCTTTTCCAGAAGAAAAACAACGTTTGTTGCTGCGGGCAATAGCTGTTTGCGGATTATTAATTAGTTTTCTGGCTTTATATCAATATTTTTTCGGATTTAAGCATCTTCGGGATTATTTTTCGACTAACAAAATACAATCTTCTTTTATCTCGGATTATATCAGGAATAAACGGGTTTTTGCGCCATTTATAACTCCCGGTATCTTGGGCGGGTATTTAGCCATGATCCTGCCGCTGTGCCTGATTAATAAAAAAAGGTTTTGGTTTATTTTTCCCATATCTTTGGCCCTGTTTTTTACTAAATCCCTTTCAGCCATGCTTAGCCTGTTTTTCGGCCTGGCGATATATTTTTACCTACGAGGCAGATCGAAAAAGAAGGCTGTTTTTTACCTTATCCTTACTTTTCTATTTACGATTGTTGTTTTTGTTTTACGCAACGATTCAATAAGGGAGCATACCTTGCCTTTATTTTCTGTGGTAATGAGATTAAATTACTGGAAGGATGCTTTTGGCATTATCGCAGTTCATCCCATTGTAGGTATTGGGCCGGGAAATTTTAGTTTAAATATGAGTAGATTCGCCCATAACTCTTATATCCAGATTTGGGCTGAGTTAGGTATATTCGGATTATTTTCTTATATCTGGCTGGTATTTGAGGTTTTAAAAGCCGGATTTAAAAGCCTAAAAGGATCGGAGGATAAAAATAAAAGCAGCTGCCTTTTAGCGGCAGCGGCAGTATTTTTAATCCATAATTTTCTTGATTTTACTTTTTTTCTGCCAGAAACGGTCTTTATCTGGTGGGTAATCTTAGGGTTGATCGCCTCTTTGCCCAAGAAAGAGCAAATAGCGTAA
- a CDS encoding glycosyltransferase family 4 protein produces the protein MNHKINLLYIITKLELGGAQRQLLSLIAGLDKEKYRVFLFSAKEGLLAKEAELIPGLTLKKSRFLERPVNFIKDILVFIEICAFIKKNKIELVHTHSSKAGILGRFAARACKVTAIIHTVHGWSFNDYQPRILRNFYLFFEKLCAKFTGKIIVVSYSDREKGLNSSIGSQGQYVLIRYGINASEFAASDLRNQARQALGINKDELAVGMVACFKPQKSPLDFVKIALAVKKEICGIKFIMVGDGQLRNKVSLLIKELGLQDKIILTGWRPDIAFILSALDIFILTSLWEGLPIAVLEAMAAGKPIIATDTGGISEVIENGKNGYLVKPQDNQAMQNRITELLRSRQKREEFISLGRARIDSEEFLLTKMVRATGELYLNLWEEARNA, from the coding sequence ATGAATCATAAAATAAACCTTCTTTATATTATTACCAAGCTGGAATTGGGGGGAGCCCAAAGGCAGCTGTTAAGTTTGATTGCCGGCCTTGACAAGGAAAAATACAGAGTTTTTTTGTTTTCCGCCAAAGAAGGTTTATTGGCCAAAGAAGCAGAGTTAATTCCCGGATTAACACTAAAGAAATCCAGATTCCTCGAACGGCCGGTTAATTTCATTAAAGATATCCTGGTTTTTATCGAAATCTGCGCCTTTATTAAAAAAAATAAGATTGAGCTGGTTCATACTCATAGTTCTAAAGCGGGGATTTTGGGTAGGTTTGCTGCCAGGGCCTGTAAAGTAACGGCGATTATCCATACAGTCCACGGTTGGAGTTTCAACGATTATCAGCCGAGAATACTGCGTAATTTTTATCTTTTTTTTGAAAAACTATGCGCAAAATTCACCGGTAAAATAATCGTAGTTTCATATTCGGATAGGGAAAAAGGATTGAACAGTTCTATTGGCAGCCAAGGGCAATATGTTTTGATCAGGTACGGAATAAATGCAAGTGAATTTGCGGCAAGTGATTTACGTAATCAGGCCAGGCAGGCTTTGGGAATAAATAAAGATGAGCTTGCGGTAGGAATGGTTGCCTGTTTTAAACCCCAGAAATCGCCGTTAGATTTTGTAAAAATCGCCTTGGCCGTAAAAAAAGAAATTTGCGGCATAAAATTTATTATGGTCGGAGACGGACAGCTGCGCAATAAGGTCTCCTTGTTGATTAAGGAACTTGGTTTGCAGGATAAGATAATTTTAACCGGTTGGCGGCCAGACATAGCCTTTATCTTATCAGCTTTAGATATTTTTATTTTGACTTCATTGTGGGAAGGGTTACCAATAGCAGTCCTTGAGGCCATGGCAGCAGGTAAACCGATAATTGCTACTGATACAGGGGGGATTAGTGAAGTCATCGAAAACGGAAAAAACGGTTATTTAGTCAAGCCTCAAGACAACCAGGCTATGCAAAACCGGATTACAGAATTATTAAGAAGCAGGCAAAAAAGGGAAGAATTTATAAGCTTGGGCAGGGCGAGGATTGATTCGGAAGAATTTTTATTAACTAAAATGGTCAGAGCTACCGGGGAATTATATTTAAATCTTTGGGAGGAAGCCCGAAATGCTTAA